Proteins from a genomic interval of Caldicellulosiruptor diazotrophicus:
- a CDS encoding RidA family protein — protein sequence MKKYIVSNDAPKPVGPYSHAVQVGNLLFVSGQLAINPMSGKIEGDDIKIQTQLVFKNIEAILKDAGFSFEDVVKVNVYLSSLEDFAKFNEVYSTIFTQNFPARTTIEAKLLPGALIEVDVIAAKE from the coding sequence ATGAAAAAATATATAGTTTCAAATGATGCTCCAAAACCTGTTGGACCGTATTCGCATGCTGTGCAGGTTGGAAATCTTCTTTTTGTCTCAGGACAGCTTGCCATAAACCCAATGTCTGGAAAAATAGAGGGTGACGATATTAAAATTCAAACACAGCTTGTTTTTAAGAACATTGAAGCTATTTTGAAAGATGCTGGATTTTCTTTTGAAGATGTTGTCAAAGTAAATGTATACTTGTCCTCACTTGAGGATTTTGCAAAGTTTAACGAAGTTTACTCCACAATCTTTACGCAGAATTTCCCTGCAAGAACAACCATTGAGGCAAAGCTTTTGCCAGGTGCTCTTATAGAAGTCGATGTTATCGCTGCAAAGGAGTGA
- the queC gene encoding 7-cyano-7-deazaguanine synthase QueC, translating into MKAVVVLSGGMDSTTLLYDVKSQGYEVFAISFLYGQKHSKELEFAKKTCSLLSIHHKIVDISFFADLAPSALTTPDWDVPEGYYTDSTMKQTVVPNRNMVLLSISAAYAISLGAKKLFYGAHAGDHPIYPDCRKEFVEAMKNALYLADYIGLELEAPYVDMKKEDILKRGLELGVDYSLTWSCYKGGQKACGRCGTCTERIEAFKKVGVKDPIEYKIEIDW; encoded by the coding sequence ATGAAAGCAGTTGTAGTGTTATCTGGCGGAATGGACTCTACAACACTTCTTTATGATGTTAAAAGTCAAGGCTATGAAGTCTTTGCAATAAGTTTTTTGTACGGACAAAAACATTCAAAAGAGCTTGAGTTTGCAAAAAAGACATGCAGTCTTTTATCCATCCATCACAAGATTGTTGATATCTCATTTTTTGCAGATCTTGCACCATCTGCACTCACAACGCCTGACTGGGATGTGCCAGAGGGATATTACACCGACAGCACCATGAAACAGACAGTTGTTCCAAACAGGAACATGGTTTTGCTTTCTATTTCTGCAGCATATGCTATATCGCTTGGGGCAAAAAAGCTGTTTTATGGCGCACATGCAGGTGATCATCCTATATACCCTGACTGTCGCAAAGAGTTTGTTGAGGCAATGAAAAATGCACTATATCTTGCTGACTATATAGGCCTTGAGCTTGAAGCACCTTATGTTGATATGAAAAAAGAGGATATTCTAAAAAGAGGACTTGAACTTGGGGTAGATTACAGTTTAACCTGGTCATGTTACAAAGGTGGTCAAAAAGCCTGTGGCAGGTGCGGAACATGCACAGAGCGAATTGAAGCTTTCAAAAAAGTGGGCGTGAAAGACCCAATTGAATATAAAATTGAAATTGACTGGTAA
- a CDS encoding M23 family metallopeptidase has product MAKNHTKSKTSATATVLDQKKAKFVPKIIEDNLSSKQKDNQTNKWANKKIGLADEEKHNEKKTIKVEKNSQSLHISFVDLTKQIKSKFVQKLKLIKDNIRARIFKSVQKSQKPLKSNVQDEFIFLSYKYRKSPLKELFEEIVRLIIGLKYIGNIRQSKENMLKLKIFSTLALMFLMVFIINRMPTTYQKAYAVILNGSIVGYVKDKMEVQRLFGSLKEEISIKHGTDEFVFQNKPQLKEIPPGLYKNTSLDSLKNTIIEKGVVLVKRYALFVNSKAYLIFDNPNVPQNILNKLKIIYYKKDAKYAKFLEKVEIKPVYVKTDIKVVTEDQALNKIMFGKDEVIEYTIKEGDTLWDLARKYNISVDDIFASNPGLTEKIMPGQRIKLSQMTPLVNVVLEKEVEFVDTLPKEVKTIKSDKYYTTQTIVKQEGKNGKAKIKAKIVYLNGLEYDRQIISQQVLEKPVDRIVVIGTKKPPRYFATGRFSFPTWGVLTSRFGYRGREFHEGIDIAVPWGSNVYAADGGIVEFVGWLGGYGKLIIINHQNGYKTYYGHLSRFLVSPGQKVAKGQLIAKSGSTGRSTGPHLHFEVRKNGVPQNPLMYLR; this is encoded by the coding sequence GTGGCCAAGAACCATACAAAATCTAAGACATCTGCCACAGCCACCGTTTTAGACCAGAAAAAAGCTAAGTTTGTCCCTAAAATAATTGAAGATAATTTGAGCAGTAAACAGAAAGACAATCAAACGAACAAATGGGCGAATAAAAAAATTGGACTGGCAGATGAAGAAAAACATAATGAGAAAAAGACTATTAAAGTTGAAAAAAACAGTCAAAGTTTACATATATCATTTGTCGATTTAACTAAACAAATTAAATCAAAGTTTGTACAGAAATTAAAATTGATAAAAGACAATATACGAGCAAGAATATTTAAATCTGTTCAAAAAAGTCAGAAACCTTTAAAGTCCAATGTTCAAGATGAATTTATCTTTTTATCTTATAAGTACAGAAAAAGTCCATTAAAAGAGCTTTTTGAAGAGATAGTAAGACTTATTATTGGACTTAAATACATTGGCAATATCAGACAATCAAAAGAAAACATGCTGAAACTTAAAATATTTTCGACCTTAGCTTTGATGTTTCTTATGGTATTTATAATAAACAGAATGCCAACAACTTATCAAAAAGCTTATGCAGTTATACTCAATGGAAGTATTGTAGGGTACGTAAAGGACAAAATGGAAGTGCAAAGGCTTTTTGGTAGTTTGAAAGAAGAAATCTCAATAAAACATGGGACAGATGAGTTTGTTTTTCAAAACAAGCCACAGCTTAAGGAAATTCCGCCCGGTCTGTACAAAAATACGAGTTTAGATAGTCTCAAAAACACTATAATAGAAAAAGGTGTTGTTCTTGTAAAAAGGTATGCGCTGTTTGTAAATTCAAAAGCTTATTTAATCTTTGACAATCCGAATGTTCCTCAGAATATTTTGAATAAGCTAAAAATTATTTACTATAAAAAGGATGCAAAGTATGCAAAGTTCTTAGAAAAAGTGGAGATAAAACCTGTTTATGTTAAAACAGATATTAAGGTTGTAACAGAGGACCAGGCGTTAAATAAAATAATGTTTGGCAAAGATGAAGTCATTGAATATACAATCAAAGAAGGGGATACACTCTGGGATTTAGCAAGAAAATACAATATCTCTGTTGATGATATTTTTGCATCAAACCCAGGACTTACCGAAAAGATAATGCCAGGGCAAAGGATAAAACTTTCTCAAATGACACCACTTGTAAATGTTGTTCTTGAAAAAGAAGTTGAGTTTGTAGATACTCTGCCAAAAGAAGTTAAAACAATAAAATCAGATAAATACTACACTACACAAACTATAGTAAAACAGGAAGGTAAAAACGGCAAAGCAAAAATAAAAGCAAAGATTGTATATTTAAATGGACTTGAGTATGATAGACAGATAATTTCTCAGCAGGTGCTTGAAAAACCTGTGGATAGAATTGTAGTTATTGGGACTAAAAAGCCACCGAGATATTTTGCAACAGGAAGATTTTCATTTCCAACATGGGGTGTGCTGACTTCACGATTTGGCTACAGAGGAAGAGAATTTCATGAGGGGATAGACATTGCTGTTCCGTGGGGGTCAAATGTATATGCAGCAGACGGTGGTATTGTTGAATTTGTTGGATGGCTTGGTGGCTATGGCAAGCTGATTATAATAAATCATCAAAATGGATACAAGACATACTACGGTCATCTTAGCAGGTTTTTGGTAAGCCCAGGACAGAAAGTTGCAAAAGGGCAGCTTATTGCCAAAAGCGGGTCAACCGGTAGAAGTACAGGTCCTCATCTTCATTTTGAGGTGAGGAAAAATGGCGTACCACAAAATCCGCTTATGTATCTGCGCTAA
- a CDS encoding GH39 family glycosyl hydrolase, producing the protein MKITINYGKKLGKINKFWAKCVGSCHATTALREDWRKQLKKCRDELGFEYVRFHGWLNDDMSVCFRNDDGLLSFSFFNIDSIIDFLLEIGMKPFIELSFMPEALASGTKTVFHYKGNITPPKSYEEWGQLIAELARHLISRYGKNEVREWFFEVWNEPNLKDFFWAGTMEEYFELYKYAAFAIKKVDSELKVGGPATAIDAWIPELKNFCTKNGVPIDFISTHQYPTDLAFSTSSNMEEAMAKAKRGELAERVKKALEEAYPLPVYYTEWNNSPSPRDSYHDIPYDAAFIVKTIIDIIDLPLGCYSYWTFTDIFEECGQSSLPFHGGFGLLNIHGIPKPSYRAFQILNKLSGERIEIEFEDKSPTIDCIAVQNDREIVLVISNHNVPLSPIDTENIKVVLKGIKDCREVFVERIDEHNTNPKRVWLEMGSPAYLNREQIEELTKASELKKEKISWGTVNNNEVTFDLIVLPHSVVAVTIKNG; encoded by the coding sequence ATGAAAATAACTATTAATTATGGAAAGAAACTTGGCAAAATAAATAAATTTTGGGCAAAATGTGTTGGAAGCTGTCATGCAACAACTGCATTAAGAGAAGACTGGCGAAAGCAATTAAAAAAATGTCGTGATGAACTTGGTTTTGAGTATGTTCGATTTCACGGTTGGTTGAATGATGATATGAGTGTTTGTTTTAGGAATGATGATGGGCTACTTTCATTTTCATTCTTCAACATAGATTCTATAATTGATTTTCTTTTGGAGATAGGTATGAAACCATTTATTGAACTAAGCTTTATGCCAGAAGCGTTAGCATCAGGTACAAAGACAGTTTTCCATTACAAAGGAAATATAACGCCGCCGAAATCTTATGAAGAATGGGGTCAGCTTATTGCGGAGTTAGCAAGGCATCTTATTAGCAGATATGGGAAAAATGAAGTAAGAGAATGGTTTTTTGAGGTATGGAACGAACCAAATCTAAAGGATTTCTTCTGGGCAGGAACAATGGAAGAATATTTTGAACTTTACAAATATGCTGCTTTTGCAATAAAGAAAGTGGACTCCGAACTAAAGGTTGGTGGACCAGCTACTGCAATCGATGCATGGATACCTGAACTAAAAAATTTTTGTACAAAAAATGGTGTTCCAATAGATTTTATTTCAACGCATCAATATCCAACAGATTTAGCATTTAGTACAAGTTCAAATATGGAAGAGGCTATGGCAAAAGCAAAGAGAGGTGAATTAGCAGAGAGGGTAAAAAAGGCTTTAGAGGAAGCATATCCATTGCCTGTTTACTACACTGAATGGAATAACTCTCCAAGTCCTCGAGATTCATATCACGACATACCTTACGATGCTGCTTTTATTGTAAAAACAATAATTGACATTATAGATTTACCACTTGGGTGTTATTCTTATTGGACATTTACAGATATTTTTGAAGAATGTGGACAGAGTTCATTACCTTTTCATGGGGGATTCGGGCTTCTAAATATTCATGGTATACCAAAACCATCCTATAGAGCATTTCAAATTTTAAATAAATTGAGCGGAGAGAGGATTGAGATAGAGTTTGAAGATAAAAGTCCAACCATTGATTGTATAGCTGTCCAGAATGACAGAGAGATAGTACTCGTGATCTCAAACCATAATGTTCCGTTGTCTCCTATTGATACCGAAAATATAAAAGTTGTTTTAAAAGGTATTAAGGATTGCCGAGAAGTTTTTGTTGAGAGAATAGATGAACATAATACCAATCCAAAAAGAGTATGGCTTGAAATGGGCAGTCCTGCGTATCTCAATAGAGAACAGATTGAGGAGTTGACAAAAGCATCAGAACTGAAAAAAGAGAAAATTTCGTGGGGGACTGTAAATAATAATGAAGTTACATTTGATTTGATTGTCTTACCTCACTCAGTTGTGGCTGTTACAATTAAGAATGGTTAG
- a CDS encoding endo-1,4-beta-xylanase, which produces MKKKWTNFLSILVICIAMVFFFTSCTIQSAIEQKKSVEELLGKIGESEDKINSRGQPATMKENEVEDYALKDVYKDYFLVGAAINGYSVETAAINHPGMVAILEKHFNSTTLSNLMKPQYLLDYEATKASKDGMPVCKFDSCIPALQFCKEYGIKMRGHVLVWHNQTPEWFFHKDYDVSKPLVDAATMERRLESYIKQVIEFCQKNYPGVVYCWDVVNEAILDDGSWRETNNNWYTIMKEKYVEKAFYYARKYAKKDVALFYNDYNVFLPAKREAIYNLAQKLKEKGLIDGLGLQPTVGLNYPELDSDDIDSFKTTLETFAKLGLQIHITELNFEIKGDESNRTPENLKKQADRYYEMMKLLLKEDTDNGGLCNITCVTVFGICDDYPLYKNFKQCMYLWDKNCNPKPCFYSFLQAGLDWKASLLSK; this is translated from the coding sequence ATGAAAAAAAAGTGGACAAATTTCTTGTCAATTTTAGTTATATGCATTGCAATGGTTTTCTTTTTTACTTCGTGTACTATTCAGTCTGCTATAGAGCAGAAGAAAAGTGTTGAGGAACTCTTGGGCAAAATAGGTGAGAGTGAGGACAAAATAAATTCAAGGGGGCAACCAGCAACAATGAAAGAGAATGAAGTTGAAGATTATGCTTTAAAAGATGTATATAAGGATTATTTCCTGGTTGGAGCAGCAATTAATGGCTATTCTGTTGAAACTGCTGCTATCAATCACCCTGGTATGGTTGCAATTTTAGAGAAACACTTTAACAGTACTACACTCTCTAATTTGATGAAGCCCCAATACCTTTTAGATTATGAAGCTACAAAAGCAAGTAAAGATGGAATGCCAGTGTGCAAATTTGACAGCTGCATACCTGCTTTACAATTTTGTAAAGAATATGGCATAAAAATGAGAGGACATGTGTTAGTATGGCATAATCAGACGCCAGAATGGTTTTTCCACAAAGACTATGATGTATCGAAACCACTTGTAGATGCTGCTACTATGGAACGCCGGTTGGAAAGTTATATCAAACAGGTAATTGAATTTTGTCAAAAAAATTATCCCGGTGTTGTCTATTGCTGGGATGTTGTTAACGAAGCTATACTTGATGATGGTTCATGGAGAGAAACCAATAATAATTGGTATACCATTATGAAAGAAAAGTATGTGGAAAAGGCATTTTATTATGCAAGAAAATATGCCAAAAAAGATGTTGCCCTGTTTTACAATGATTACAATGTTTTTCTCCCTGCAAAGAGAGAAGCAATTTATAATCTTGCTCAGAAACTTAAAGAAAAAGGATTGATTGACGGGTTGGGTCTTCAACCTACAGTAGGCTTGAATTATCCTGAATTAGATTCTGATGATATAGATTCATTCAAAACGACATTAGAAACATTTGCAAAACTTGGCTTACAAATTCATATTACTGAGTTAAATTTTGAAATAAAGGGAGATGAGAGCAATCGTACTCCTGAAAATCTCAAAAAACAAGCAGATAGGTATTACGAAATGATGAAGTTATTATTGAAGGAAGATACTGATAATGGTGGGCTCTGCAACATAACTTGTGTTACTGTTTTTGGTATCTGTGACGATTATCCTCTATATAAAAATTTTAAACAGTGCATGTATCTTTGGGATAAAAATTGCAATCCTAAACCTTGTTTTTACTCATTTCTCCAAGCAGGTTTAGACTGGAAGGCGTCTTTATTAAGCAAATAA
- a CDS encoding alpha/beta hydrolase, which translates to MTIMQINFYSKMLKKNTTILAILPVDKPDKKFQKDVDGENFKTLYLLHGYAGNYMDWLCGTRIVELSMRYNVAVFLPSGENSFYLDDEEKEEYFGEFVGNEIIEFTRNVFPIPQKREKTFIGGLSMGGYGALRNGLKYNKNFVGIIALSSALIIHKIAGIPKDYRNAYASYNYYRRVFGDLNSLIGSDKDINALVTKLKQEKGSIPKIYMACGKDDFLVQENRDLFNFLKNEGIDVIYVEDEGGHDWDFWNKYIANAFEWMSKVSD; encoded by the coding sequence ATGACCATCATGCAAATCAACTTTTATTCAAAGATGTTGAAGAAGAACACAACAATTTTGGCTATTTTACCCGTAGATAAACCAGATAAGAAGTTCCAAAAAGATGTTGATGGTGAAAATTTTAAAACATTATATCTTTTGCATGGCTATGCTGGTAACTACATGGATTGGTTGTGTGGAACCCGAATTGTTGAATTATCAATGCGATATAATGTTGCTGTGTTTCTGCCATCAGGTGAAAATAGTTTTTATTTAGATGATGAAGAAAAGGAAGAATATTTTGGTGAATTTGTGGGAAATGAAATTATAGAATTTACAAGAAACGTTTTTCCTATTCCTCAAAAAAGAGAAAAAACTTTTATTGGTGGTTTATCAATGGGAGGTTACGGTGCTCTTAGAAATGGACTCAAATATAATAAGAATTTTGTAGGTATAATAGCTTTATCATCAGCACTAATAATTCATAAGATTGCAGGCATTCCTAAGGATTATAGAAATGCTTATGCAAGTTATAACTATTATAGACGAGTATTTGGAGACCTAAACTCTTTAATAGGTAGCGATAAAGACATAAATGCCTTAGTTACTAAGCTAAAACAAGAAAAAGGTAGTATTCCAAAAATATACATGGCATGTGGCAAGGATGACTTTTTGGTTCAAGAAAACAGAGATTTATTTAATTTTTTGAAAAATGAAGGTATAGACGTGATTTATGTGGAAGACGAAGGTGGACATGATTGGGATTTTTGGAACAAATATATTGCAAATGCTTTTGAGTGGATGAGTAAAGTTTCTGACTAA
- a CDS encoding endo-1,4-beta-xylanase — MLNLSLAKTYKDYFKIGAAVTAKDLEGVHREILLKHFNSLTPENAMKFENIHPEEQRYDFEEVDRIRSFAIENNMKMRGHTFVWHNQTPGWVFLDKNGEEASKELVIERLRGHIKSLCERYKDVVYAWDVVNEAVEDKTEKLLRESNWRKIIGDDYLKIAFEIAREYAGDAKLFYNDYNNEMPYKLEKTYKVLKELLERGTPIDGIGIQAHWNIWDKNLVSNLKKAIEVYASLGLEIHITELDISVFEFEDKRTDLFEPTPEMLELQAKVYEDVFAVFREYKDVITSVTLWGISDRHTWKDNFPVKGRKDWPLLFDVNVKPKEALYRILRF, encoded by the coding sequence ATGCTAAACTTATCATTAGCAAAAACATACAAAGATTACTTTAAAATAGGTGCTGCAGTAACTGCGAAAGATTTAGAAGGAGTTCATAGGGAGATTCTTTTGAAGCATTTCAATAGCCTCACACCAGAAAATGCTATGAAGTTTGAAAATATTCATCCAGAAGAGCAGAGGTATGATTTTGAAGAGGTTGACAGGATAAGAAGCTTTGCAATAGAGAATAACATGAAGATGAGAGGACATACATTTGTCTGGCATAATCAAACTCCAGGGTGGGTGTTTTTAGATAAGAATGGGGAAGAAGCCTCAAAAGAATTAGTTATTGAAAGGCTAAGAGGGCATATAAAAAGTTTGTGTGAGAGATACAAGGATGTAGTATATGCGTGGGATGTGGTGAACGAAGCAGTAGAAGATAAAACAGAAAAGCTTTTACGAGAATCAAACTGGAGAAAAATTATTGGAGATGATTATCTTAAAATAGCTTTTGAGATAGCAAGAGAATATGCAGGAGATGCAAAGTTATTTTATAACGATTATAACAATGAAATGCCTTATAAATTAGAAAAAACCTACAAAGTTCTAAAAGAGCTTTTAGAAAGAGGTACTCCAATAGATGGAATTGGTATACAAGCACACTGGAATATATGGGATAAAAATCTTGTTAGTAATTTAAAAAAGGCAATAGAAGTATATGCTTCCTTAGGTTTAGAAATTCATATTACAGAACTTGACATTTCAGTATTTGAGTTTGAAGATAAGAGGACTGACTTGTTTGAACCAACCCCGGAAATGCTTGAACTACAAGCAAAAGTATATGAAGATGTATTTGCGGTTTTTCGAGAATATAAAGATGTAATAACTTCTGTTACATTATGGGGTATTAGCGACAGACACACATGGAAAGATAACTTTCCTGTAAAGGGTCGAAAAGATTGGCCTCTCTTATTCGATGTAAATGTAAAACCAAAAGAAGCCTTGTACAGGATATTAAGATTTTAA
- a CDS encoding GH39 family glycosyl hydrolase, with protein MTNIKIEKGKQIGIFPDKWKFCVGSGRIGLALQKEYIDALSYVKKHIDFKYIRAHGLLHDDVGIYREDIIDGNEVPFYNFTYIDRIYDSFLELGIRPFVEIGFMPSKLASGTQTVFYWRGNVTPPKDYGKWEKLIKSVVKHFIDRYGEKEVIQWPFEIWNEPNLNVFWKDANQAEYFKLYEVTAKAIKEVNENIKVGGPAICGGSDYWIDDFLHFCYKNKVPVDFLTRHAYTGKPPQYTPHFVYQDVHPIEYMLSEFKNVREKVRNSPFPDLPIHITEFNSSYHPLCPIHDTPFNAAYLARVLSEAGDYVDSFSYWTFSDVFEEADVPRAIFHGGFGLVAFNNIPKPVFHMFTFFNAMGNKILYRDEHILITERENGTIAIVAWNEVMKKEEATDKKYKIEIPVDYNDVFIKQKLIDEENGNPWRTWIQMGRPRYPTKEQIETLREVAKPKISTFRMMAENGYITLEFTLSKNAVVLFEISKVVDESDTYIGLDDSKIPGY; from the coding sequence GTGACGAATATAAAGATTGAGAAAGGCAAGCAAATAGGCATATTTCCAGATAAATGGAAGTTTTGTGTTGGTAGCGGTCGAATAGGTCTTGCATTGCAAAAGGAGTATATAGATGCTCTTTCATATGTAAAAAAACACATAGATTTTAAATATATAAGAGCTCATGGGCTGCTGCATGATGATGTAGGTATTTACCGTGAAGATATAATTGATGGCAATGAAGTTCCATTTTACAATTTCACGTATATTGACAGAATATATGACTCATTTTTAGAACTTGGCATACGACCGTTTGTTGAAATTGGGTTCATGCCATCAAAACTTGCATCTGGTACTCAGACAGTATTTTACTGGAGGGGTAATGTTACCCCTCCTAAGGACTATGGTAAGTGGGAAAAGTTAATCAAAAGTGTTGTAAAGCATTTTATAGACAGATATGGCGAAAAAGAGGTTATTCAGTGGCCATTTGAAATCTGGAACGAACCTAATTTGAATGTATTCTGGAAGGATGCAAACCAGGCAGAATACTTCAAATTATATGAAGTTACAGCAAAAGCCATAAAAGAAGTAAATGAGAATATAAAAGTGGGTGGACCGGCAATCTGTGGCGGTTCCGATTATTGGATTGATGATTTTTTGCACTTTTGCTACAAGAATAAAGTACCGGTAGATTTTTTAACACGACATGCGTACACAGGTAAGCCTCCACAGTACACACCACATTTTGTATACCAGGATGTGCATCCAATTGAATATATGCTAAGCGAGTTTAAAAATGTCAGAGAAAAGGTAAGGAATTCGCCGTTTCCGGACCTTCCGATACACATAACCGAATTCAACAGTTCGTACCATCCGCTGTGTCCGATACATGATACACCATTTAATGCTGCGTATTTGGCAAGAGTACTGAGTGAAGCTGGTGATTACGTGGATTCTTTTTCGTATTGGACATTTAGCGATGTGTTCGAGGAAGCAGATGTTCCAAGGGCAATCTTTCATGGAGGTTTTGGCCTTGTTGCATTTAATAATATTCCAAAACCAGTTTTTCATATGTTTACCTTCTTTAATGCTATGGGAAACAAGATACTCTATAGAGATGAACATATATTAATAACGGAAAGAGAAAATGGTACAATTGCCATAGTTGCATGGAATGAAGTTATGAAAAAAGAGGAAGCAACTGATAAAAAATATAAGATAGAAATACCTGTAGATTATAATGATGTATTTATAAAGCAAAAACTAATAGACGAAGAAAACGGGAATCCATGGCGTACTTGGATTCAAATGGGCAGACCCAGGTATCCCACAAAAGAACAAATAGAAACATTAAGAGAGGTAGCAAAGCCTAAAATAAGTACATTTAGAATGATGGCAGAAAATGGTTATATTACCCTTGAATTTACGCTAAGTAAAAATGCTGTGGTGCTTTTTGAGATAAGCAAGGTTGTAGATGAATCAGATACTTATATAGGACTTGACGATAGTAAAATACCGGGTTATTAG